The following coding sequences lie in one Methanocaldococcus sp. genomic window:
- a CDS encoding homoserine kinase, whose translation MKVKVKAPCTSANLGVGFDVFGLCLKEPYDIVEVEELDEKEIVIKVDDKNIPTNPDENVAGIVAKKMLNDFNIEKGVKIKIKKGVKAGSGLGSSAASSAGTAYAINKLFNLNLNKLKLVDYASYGELASSNAKHADNVAPAIYGDFTMVTNYEPLEVLHIPINFKLDILIAIPDISINTKEAREILPKSVNLKDLVNNVGKACGMVYALYNKDKFLFGKYMMSDKIIEPVRGKLIPNYFKVKEEVKGKVYGITISGSGPSIIVFPKEEFIDDVEEILRDYYKNTIRTEVGKGVELI comes from the coding sequence TTGAAAGTTAAAGTAAAAGCTCCTTGTACATCTGCTAATTTAGGAGTAGGATTTGATGTATTTGGTTTATGCTTAAAAGAACCTTATGATATTGTTGAAGTTGAAGAATTAGATGAGAAAGAGATTGTTATAAAAGTAGATGATAAAAATATTCCCACGAATCCTGATGAGAATGTTGCTGGAATAGTTGCTAAAAAGATGTTAAATGACTTTAATATTGAGAAAGGAGTTAAAATTAAAATAAAAAAAGGAGTTAAAGCTGGTAGTGGTCTTGGTAGTTCTGCCGCATCATCTGCTGGAACAGCCTATGCAATAAATAAACTGTTTAATCTAAACCTAAATAAATTAAAATTGGTGGATTATGCTTCCTATGGAGAGTTAGCATCTTCAAATGCAAAGCATGCTGATAATGTTGCCCCAGCAATATATGGAGATTTTACTATGGTAACTAACTATGAACCATTAGAAGTTTTACATATACCAATTAATTTTAAACTTGATATTTTAATAGCCATTCCAGATATATCCATAAATACAAAAGAAGCAAGGGAGATTTTACCAAAAAGTGTAAATTTAAAAGATTTAGTAAATAATGTAGGAAAAGCCTGTGGAATGGTTTATGCTTTATATAATAAAGATAAATTTTTATTTGGAAAATATATGATGTCTGACAAAATTATAGAGCCAGTTAGAGGAAAACTCATCCCTAATTACTTTAAAGTTAAAGAAGAAGTTAAAGGTAAAGTTTATGGAATTACAATAAGTGGTTCTGGACCTTCAATAATTGTATTTCCAAAAGAAGAGTTTATTGATGATGTAGAAGAAATTTTAAGAGATTATTATAAAAATACCATAAGAACTGAAGTTGGTAAAGGTGTTGAATTAATTTAA